A single genomic interval of Mycobacterium sp. DL592 harbors:
- a CDS encoding TetR/AcrR family transcriptional regulator translates to MFNKNGDPSRGRTTVVAKAMRDAKRKMPAERHDELLGQAVLISRTDGLGAVTLRKVATDLGVTPGLVSHYFSSAEQLITAAFRAAATEDLDNARTLLAAEPTATAGINALMDYTLDESSMDASALWLEAWSLGRTNPALAAEADALTDQWLACIAEVVGAGNDSGEFHVADADVAARRLLTMIDGLGAQMVVRAVAPAELKHIARSYVAAELHLPVTG, encoded by the coding sequence GTGTTCAATAAGAACGGTGATCCGTCAAGGGGAAGGACGACAGTGGTCGCGAAGGCGATGCGAGACGCCAAACGCAAGATGCCGGCCGAACGCCACGACGAGCTGCTGGGCCAAGCGGTCCTGATCAGCCGCACCGACGGCCTCGGCGCGGTCACGCTGCGCAAAGTCGCCACCGACCTGGGCGTCACGCCGGGTCTGGTCAGCCACTACTTCTCCTCGGCCGAGCAGCTGATCACCGCCGCGTTCCGGGCCGCCGCCACCGAGGACCTCGACAACGCCCGCACGCTGCTGGCCGCCGAGCCCACCGCCACCGCAGGCATCAACGCGCTGATGGACTACACCCTCGACGAGTCCAGCATGGACGCCAGCGCACTGTGGCTGGAGGCGTGGAGCCTGGGCCGCACCAACCCGGCGCTGGCGGCCGAGGCGGACGCACTGACCGATCAGTGGCTGGCGTGCATCGCCGAAGTGGTCGGTGCGGGCAACGACAGCGGGGAGTTCCACGTCGCCGACGCCGACGTGGCCGCACGACGGCTACTGACGATGATCGACGGACTCGGCGCCCAGATGGTGGTGCGCGCAGTGGCCCCCGCGGAGCTCAAGCACATCGCCCGCTCCTACGTCGCCGCCGAGCTACACCTGCCGGTCACGGGGTGA
- a CDS encoding alpha/beta fold hydrolase, with amino-acid sequence MPVTSTTSGAQTVEFRGEDELTLVGDEWNRDATDRPTILMLHGGGQNRFSWKNTGQVLADRGLHVVALDARGHGDSDRAPNGVYTVDALCGDVLRVLDQIGRPVVLIGASMGGLTGILVAKLAGPQKVTKLVLVDVVPRIEEKGTSRIHDFMAGHVHGFDTLEQAADAIAAYLPHRKRTKNLDGLKKNLRHRDGRWFWHWDPAFLKPVEAEEFVRVEELEQAAAELTIPILLIRGRQSDVVSTEGVEDFLAKVPHAEFVELSEAGHTAAGDDNDAFSDAVVAFVTP; translated from the coding sequence ATGCCTGTGACCAGCACGACCAGTGGTGCGCAGACCGTGGAGTTCCGCGGTGAGGACGAGCTGACCCTGGTGGGTGACGAGTGGAACCGCGACGCGACGGACCGGCCGACGATCCTGATGCTGCACGGCGGGGGCCAGAACCGCTTCTCCTGGAAGAACACCGGGCAGGTGCTGGCCGACCGGGGCCTGCACGTGGTCGCACTGGACGCGCGCGGCCACGGTGACAGCGACCGCGCGCCGAACGGCGTCTACACCGTCGACGCGCTGTGCGGTGACGTCCTGCGCGTCCTGGACCAGATCGGGCGGCCGGTGGTGCTGATCGGGGCCAGTATGGGCGGGTTGACCGGCATCCTGGTGGCCAAGCTGGCCGGCCCGCAGAAGGTCACGAAACTGGTTCTGGTCGACGTGGTTCCGCGGATCGAGGAGAAGGGCACCTCCCGCATCCACGACTTCATGGCCGGCCACGTGCACGGCTTCGACACCCTCGAGCAGGCCGCCGACGCGATCGCCGCCTACCTGCCGCACCGCAAGCGCACGAAGAACCTCGACGGACTCAAGAAGAACTTGCGGCACCGCGACGGGCGCTGGTTCTGGCACTGGGACCCGGCGTTCCTCAAGCCGGTCGAGGCCGAGGAGTTCGTCCGTGTCGAGGAGTTGGAGCAGGCCGCCGCCGAGCTGACCATTCCGATCCTGCTCATCCGCGGCAGGCAGTCCGACGTGGTCAGCACCGAGGGCGTCGAGGACTTCCTGGCCAAGGTGCCCCACGCCGAGTTCGTCGAACTCTCCGAGGCCGGCCACACGGCGGCCGGTGACGACAACGACGCGTTCAGCGACGCCGTCGTCGCCTTCGTCACCCCGTGA